The sequence below is a genomic window from Uranotaenia lowii strain MFRU-FL chromosome 2, ASM2978415v1, whole genome shotgun sequence.
TGTATTAAAACTGTAAGAAGTGTAATTTGGTTTAACGCCAATTGATTCTGATTAACAGGACGCGTTTTATTTTCGCTCTGCGCTTAACCTTAAAAGAAACTGCTGCAGAATGGAAACAGTTTTACGGAAGCCTGCACAGCAAAaataattcgtgtaattttagatctgaagcgatgcacgaaaacggaacatcgtttttgatctaaaattctatcacggcgtgtaaatttagatcgaaagcgATGCACGAAAATGAAATATCTTATTGTCGTGATAATATGATATTAtgatacatttcaaacagaattaaataaaatcagatcgtaaatttaaatttttgtttttgaatttcataatatagtttattaattttaagtttataattcatatttgaatggtgtATTAATTGAAGGTGAAATATTCGCgcgaaagagaatctttactgtgattcagaacctgtttttttattttgcaattgaagtcaataaatgtatgatggTGTTATATTTTAACCCAAAAACCTCAACAAATTACTTAAGCATGTAATCGATGAAGAgtaaaagagaaaagagaaaatactaaaaaaggGAACATGAAGCCCTGCAATGCTTTGCCCAATAAATGCTGGTTCATTACATTTTGGATCGTAAAGCTGAACACTAcccgtcgtattttatttatatccGTCCACCGCGATTTTGGCTTTTTTCTCCACCTTTAAGTTATATCAACTGGCGACGAGGTCaaaaagtgagttttttttatcgaaatagtAAGCGCGTGGTTTTCGGGAAAAGTGCCCTGTATTTTAACCGATATTTTATTatcgagaagtttttttttcgcgacGGTAGTGGACAATTtggttggtttttgaaaaaccacGTTTTGAAGAACAAAGAGTCTTTTGTTCTACGAGGTATATTGTTCTACGAGGTATATTGTTCTACGAGGCTCTTCATTGTTACGATCAATTGTtctgcggattttttttttgtaaattccttcaaaggatttattttttttttaaccagaacAAGTGCATGCTATGCTACAGCAAGTTTTGTGAGCGAAATCTAACGTAAAGCGATTTTGCAAAGAATTTACAATTTGCATCAACATCCATTGAAAGTACGCCACCATTTTGTTAACCACGAGGTTAAATTTTCGGTCTGTACCATTTTGTGATCGGATAAGATTTTCATTATCCCTTTTTCTTGGTGTTCATCTCACGTCTCACCATTATCTGACCACTGTCTCACCCACAAGACAGTTAATAAAAATCAACTGTGGTGAATTTCAGTTGTCAAAGTGGAAGTCTTTTGTCTGCAATTGGGAGCGAAAACGTGCAGAAGAAACACAATTTGTGTCTTTTATCGCCCAAAGCGTTcgttaaaagttttttattgctgtttTTTACATCCAGAGTGGATTCTGCTGGTTGTTGCTGCTGTGGTGCGATTTGGGTTGACTGCTGCTAACCGGAaggctgttgttgctgctgtttggAAGATTTGGGTTGCCTGCTGCTACCTGGAAGACTGTTGTTGCTGCGGTTCGGAAGTTGCGATTGACCGCTGCTGTGAGaggaaaattggtttttttttgctgctgttgGAAGACAGTAAGTGGTTGCTGTAACTTTTGCCTGGACGGAATTTTAAGCTGTTGGTTCTATACCAGATTTTTTTATGTGGATTGCTGTTGCTTCGAGAAGAAATTGGTCGAGCGCAGTGATAAATTCACAATTCGAGAACGGGATTTTTTGCGACACGAGCGGATAGGTGCGAGGTTTTCAGATCAGGTAtgtgattttgttttcatttgattttttgtcattgtgaAACATAtccgaagcatattttttagcaattttttattttattaacgattttattttttcaatttttctccacattttttaaatttcacctgtgtatttcagcaatttttattgcttttttatttattatggcTCTGACTGCGACCATGGAACCGTACATTCCCGGTTCGGTCCCTTTTTCCCAATATTTAGAACAATTAGAGTTCATTTTTGAGCATAACGAATACACGGAAGCCAGATATAAGGTTTCGTTTTTGGCAGTATGTGGCCAAGAGGtgtattcagaattgaaaaagttgtttcCAGGACGCAATTTTAGGGATCTTACATATAAAGAAATAACTGAGGCTCTCAAAAAGCGATTCGATAAGTCAGACACAGAGATTTTGCAGAGTGAAGAATTTTGGACTAGGCGTCAAGGTGATCATGAGAAGGCGgaagattttattttagcaGTCAAAGTACTGGCAGAAAAATGTAATTTGGGAGAACTAAAGCAAAGAGGAATTCGGGATGTTTTGGCTATAGGTGTGAACGACGAAGAATTACAAAAGCAATTATTTAACGAAAAAGATTTAACAGCCGAAAGGGCTGagcagttaattttaaattatgaacatGCAATGAGCCGTACCCGATTTTTGAAcaggaaaaaggagaaaaatattaacataatTTCACGTCTTGGTTCTCGCCCGCAAAGTAGTTTTAACAATCGCGCCTATTCTTCGAAGTTTTCTGGAGGTTTTAGAGGAAGAGATCGTAGCCTGGAAAGAAACAACTTTAGAAATCGTTCGTTTTCTTCACGCAGTAGGAGTGGAGACCGGTTTTCTAATAGAAAACGTTTTAATAATGAAAAGAAAGTTTTCATTTGTTCCTTCTGTAAAAAGAAGGGACATACcagaaaattttgctatcagttgaaacaaaacaacaaaatttatacaaaaaatcaaaatagtgtaaaatttttggataCTCCAAAATCACCTATTCCTTCTAcatcttcttcaattttcaagcgTTTAAAAGCAGACTTGGAGTCTGATAGTGAAGACGAATTGTCGTGTCTCATGATTGCATCGGGAATTGGGTCTAAGCCTAGATCAAATGGTCCTTGTTATGTTGAAACCCTAATTGAAAATAAGCGTTTAACCATGGAAGTCGATTGCGGTTCGGCTGAAAGCGTGATTTCGGAGGAGCTATtcttcagaaattttaaaaaccatagtTTGAGTCCGTGCCATAAAAGATTGGTCGTGATTGATGggaaaaggttaaaaatttcagaaatgtttTCAGTAAAGGTAGAAAATTTGGGGATTCAACATAAACTGAATCTCATAGTGCTGCGATGCGACAACGAGTTTACTCCATTAATGGGACGCACATGGTTGGACGTACTATATCCGGAATGGaggaacatttttgcaaggcaCCATTTGTTTAGCGGAAGCGTACATTTGTTGAAAGAAGATCAAGCGGTAGAAGAGATAAGGAGTAAGTTTAAGAACGTTTTCAACAAAGATTTTTCTAGTCCAATTAAAGGTTTTGAGGGGGACTTAGTTCTAAAGGAGGACcgacctattttcaaaaaagcgTATGAAGTTCCTTTACGTTTGAGGCCAAGAGTGTTGGAGTATTTGGATAACTTGGAGAAAGAAGGGGTGATTACACCTGTGGAAGCCAGTGAGTGGGCTTCACCGGTGGTAATTGTGGTTAAGAAAGATAAAGACATACGTTTAGTAATCGACTGTAAGGTGTCTATCAATAAGGTGATAGTACCTAATACTTACCCTTTACCCCTTGCCCAAGATTTATTCGCCGCTCTGGCTGGATCTAAAATGTTTTGCTCTTTGGATTTGTCTGGAGCTTATACACAGCTTAGTTTATCAGAAAATTCTAGGAAGTTCATGATAATTAACACAATAAACGGACTTTATGCGTATAACAGACTTCCTCAGGGGGTATCTTCATCGGCTTCAATTTTCCAAAAGGTTatggataaaattttacaagGATTGGACAAAGTTTTTTGTTATCTGGACGACATTTTGGTTGCGGGAATAGATTTTGAGGACTGCAAGCGAAAGCTATATTTAGTCTTGGAAAGACTTGCTAAGGCTAATATAAAAGTAAGCTGGAAGAAGTgcaagttttttgtaaataaattaagATATTTGGGACACATCTTAACAGATCGAGGTTTACTTCCATGTCCGGAGAAAATTCAGACCATTCGGGAAGCTAAACCTCCTACCAATGTATCTGAATTAAAAGCTTTTTTGGGTTTAGTTACTTACTATGCTAAATTCATCCCAAATTTATCTTCGCGCATCCATTGTCTTTAtaatttattaaagaaaaacgTTAAATATGTCTGGACAGAAAATTGTGACAAGGTGTTCAACGATTGCAAACAGTTTTTAATGAATCCAAaccttttagaattttttgatcCTGCTAAGCCTTTGATAATAGTTACTGATGCGTGTAACTACGGCTTAGGAGGTGTTTTAGCACACGAAATTGATGGCGTTGAGAGACCAATAAGTTTTACATCATTTTCGCTGAATAATGCGCAGAAAAATTACCCTATCCTACATTTAGAGGCTTTGGCGGTTATAAGTACGGTGAAGAAATTTCACAAGTTTCTCTACGGAcagaaatttaagatttttactgATCACAAGCCTTTGATCGGTATTTTTGGTAAAGAAGGAAAACATGCTATTACAGTTACTCGTTTACAAAGATACATCATGGAATTATCGATTTACGATTATGAGATAATATATCGACCGTCATCCCGTATGGGGAACGCGGATTTTTGTTCTCGATTTCCGATTCAACAAGAAGTACCGAAGGAATTGGCAAGAGAATACATTAAGAGTTTGAACTTTACTGATGAATTTCCTTTAGATTGTAAATTAGTTGCTAAAGAAACATCTAAAGatgaatttttgttgaaaatcatgcAATTTCTAAGGAAAGGTTGGCCTGAGCGTTTggacaaagttttcaaaaatatttatgcaaATCATCATGACTTAGAGGAATTTGAAGGCTGTTTGTTGTTCCAAGGACGAGTAATGATTCCATCGTctttgagaaataaaattttgaaaatgctacataaaaatcattcaggAATGAGTAAAATCAAACAGATGGCTAGGAGAACTGTTTTCTGGAATGGAATCAACGACGACATTGAGGATTTTGTGAAAGCCTGTCAAATCTGTCATCAAACTACAGCAATTAGAAAAACTGTTCCTTATTCGTCATGGCAACAAACCAACAAGCCATTTAGTCGTTTACATGCAGATTTCTTTCACTTTCAAAAGAAAACGTTTCTGGTGATAGTAGACAGTCATAGTAAATGGCTTGAGCTCGAGTATATGAGGTTCGGTACAGACTGCAGAAAGGTGTTGAAGGTGTTTCTAAGTATCTTCGCTAGGTTCGGGTTACCAGACGTAATCGTGACTGATGGAGGCCCACCGTTCAATTCCGAATATTTCAAAGTGTTTCTGGAGAAACAAGGAATTCGAGTCATGAAGAGCCCTGCCTACCATCCAGAAAGCAACGGACAGGCAGAACGAATGGTCAGACTGGTGAAGGACGTTTGGAAAAAGTTTCTTTTGGATCCGGAAATGAACAAATTGGATACCGACGAgcaaataagcttttttctttttaactaTAGGAACACTTGTTTAGATTCAGCTGGTCAATTTCCTTCAGAACGCCTCTTAGcttttaaaccaaaaactttatTGGACTTAATTAACcctaaacataattttaaaccaaattttactaaaaacatTGACGATGATGATAAATCAATAACCGTGGAAAACAAGGTATTACCTAATCCTTTTAATAAGCTTAAAAATGGTGATCTGATCTACTATAAAAATCCTAATCCGACTGATGTTAGAATTTGGTTACCTGCAAAGTTTCTAACACATGTTTCGAATAATATTTCACAGATCTCGCTCGGTGGTCGCATTCTTCAGGCGCACAGACGTCAATTGAAGATTTTGCCCGTTTCTCGCAGAGGAAGGAAATTGGTACTGCATCCCAATAATTTTGATCGACGTAGCAACATTCAGCAAACCAACATCACTCAACAGCATACTAAAAGGAGGAGAGAAGATCAGGACGATGtcagttcagattcagatgctGAAGGTTTTTTCGGTTTCCCAGCcgattcatttttgttttctgagcAAGAAGCTCTACCGGATTTGGTTCCAATGGAGACGGAACTCGAGCAGCAAGCTGATCAAGAAGCTGTTCCGGATCAGCGTTCGATTCGTCGTTCAACTAGAAAACCCAAGAAGCGAAAATTATGTGACTACGTGTACTTTTgaatagttgaaattttttacagtttCAGATCGAATAAGTTTAAAGAACGTAAATATTTTGCGAACATTTTAAatagtatttcaaaatttagaagaattgttttggaaatttcaagcttgtttgAATTCGAATTTATAAACTAATTTAAGGGAAAAGGAATTGTTATATTTTAACCCAAAAACCTCAACAAATTACTTAAGCATGTAATCGATGAAGAgtaaaagagaaaagagaaaatactaaaaaaggGAACATGAAGCCCTGCAATGCTTTGCCCAATAAATGCTGGTTCATTACATTTTGGATCGTAAAGCTGAACACTAcccgtcgtattttatttatatccGTCCACCGCGATTTTGGCTTTTTTCTCCACCTTTAAGTTATATCAGATGgaagcagaacaaatatttcaagtatttctgtgTTATAACCATATTCACCACCCTGTATGACTTTTCTAaacttttcatttcattaaaattcaaaacaaaatcaagaattcagaagctctgaatttgaagcaaatactaaaatttgttgcgatttgctcgtgttaatcgaggcatatgagggaaattagtaacaatttaaaaaaaaagatgtccctacattttattaatagcaaattccaaatcaacactcaacaagacacttttgttgagtaacttaacaaaagttatttggtataattcagtccagggaatcctaagttacagctgcttgagtttggtggaccgacttttttcttgaataaacacccccacggagtggaaaattttaaaaattggaaagcacatccaagaaaagttccaatttttatagaaattcgagcttttgtgggtattttgtaacggatttttgcccctttggggggggggggggtggtggtggggtgatcaccccgaaaaatgggcgtactcatatttttgtgaaattttaccaaatgttctctttttattattttaagaggagaaatcaccgtgaatttgttttatgaaatgaatttgcggctttatcggtgagggttaaagatttgaaatgaaagacggatagaagaacagaagaaaattctacttcttcaatacagttaattgatgcgggacaaagaatttagcatgtggtcaagcttctatttcaaatgctcttcgctcttttcaccaccttagaattttcttctgttcttctatccgtctttcatttcaaatctttaaccctcaccgataaagccgcaaattcatttcataaagttctctttttatttgttgaaagacatttgaacACAAAAATCAACATATTTCTTCCATTTCTTGAAGATTTTTCACAGCTTATACAAAAACTACGAAACGAATACAGCTTACAACAGCGCCTTcgagtatgcaaacagtaatcaatatgcacaaaatttaggtatagtaaaaaatatttttcaagaaaatttacaaTGGTCATGTTAGTCGCATAACCTCCAAGACATTAACAgtatttgattaaattgaatTATCTCGGTGCCATCTCAGACAGCACAaaacatcccaagcaaccaaaagtcacatatttacttgaatgaaggcattgatagttacatattggctgacaaagagaatcaactgcccaattccctttagtgaactttatgaactcattaatgaacttgaaagttgcaaaagtgattaatatgtacgctgtatgtgacttgttttgcccaattgccattagtgaactatatgtgctcattaacgaacttaaaagctgcaaaagtgatttatacgtacgttatacggaaCTTAAGTCACATTAAGGGCACAAAAGtactcaatacgggatttggtaagtcacataaatggcacaaaagtgctcaaacgggatttgataagtcacaaaaagtgcattgatgtactttcaaaattaaatcacctcttcgagttttagtttcagttagaacaacatctaggtgtggtctcgtggtagcgtgttcgattctcaccacgaaggtcggggttcgatccccaagccgggtaagtttttttttcaataagtaattttgtacttgagtgaccattctgatgcgataaatgtaggaaatgtaggaaagaggcaattgagcaatttgtcgagtttgaaatccggcgcgtggcatcatggcggcaccggtaaagaatacagtaaataatcaagagaaggagatatatatgaaccgaagccaacggttcagttgagatagagagatttttttttgctcattttgcgattttttggaagctgaattaagaggccgctggaagctgaatagaagatcattaagacttgttttggaacttgaaagcatcaataagaacttaaattttgagctgcatagaacgtacttcatatcaatgatggggctgagtaagcgtttttgtacctgttttatgggacttttggttgcttgggatgtactgtagaaccccgcttatccgagCTCCGGTTATGtaaaagtgttgttttttttcatcgcgATAAATTGTTAAGCTTTTAAATTGACGTTTTTGTCAAGTTTAAAATCTAAACTAGCCAGAAACGtcgataaaatagaaaatagaatCCATCTAAGAACCGatgcgcctggatgatatgcaatacTAGAGCAAAAGGATAGGGTAGCCCTATTAGggtttgtcaatgtatttcgttCATTCCGCGGTTTCACTTATCCGAGGTGATCCCTCCCCCGAATACCTCGGATatgcggggttctactgtaaatCCTTTTGCATACCATTCGGGCGCTAAGCTCAATAAATATATGGATCTTGTttcaacctgatggctgggataACGCGGGAGCTCAAAAAACTGTAGTTCGGATAAGCGGTGTTCTAATGTTTaacgtttctcctgactttttaGAGAAATTATCTCAATGTACTATTTTTGGCGTCGCGGGGAAACCCTAGGTCCTAAgctaataatattaaaaaaaatagcgtcCTTTGGATAGGCAACGAAAATATTTGCATACAAGAACAACCATTGTTGCGTAAAAGTATCgaaacgcctgaatgtatactttTCATAATTGCtgcaattttaatttcgaatgcttgaagaattttaagaattaaacAATTTCATGGCTTTTATTGATCTTAACGATAAATTATACTTTTAAACGGACTTTGAAATGCAGTGGTtagagaagataaaaaaaactattaatttcTCTGGCCTTTTCAGAAAGATCAATATTCTTATTAtgtaaataataattattatatttatttttctactCTCTTATTTATGCAACAATCAGTCGATCTTCTTTATCCTAAAGGTAAgtcttaaaccctggtttaataggttgaACCTGAGTCgtgattttattcgtatattttccagCCTAATGTCCAATCATTCTTgcttgaatgcggtactctatcgtataaatattgctggcagcaatttatgcggttgCGGCCTATACAATGCATTCAAAAGCGAAAACATCGCatgcaatgttttcaaaaattaaattaatgaaatattttttcgatcAAACCCACTGTACATTTGTCAAAATTGCGCCGCGCATTTGTTTTCCCCATGAAAACAAAACGAAGCGCCTTTTCCACTTCTGCGTTAACGTGAAATTCGTgttaaaactcaaataaaagcAAGTTTTCGTAGGTAAGTTGACCATTTCTACCTTATTCGAGTAGAGTTTTTCAAGAATGCTATTTAAATCAGTCAGATTCCGACGAACACGCAAAGATGTTCGGGACACCAACGCTGGGGCAAACATCCGCCTTCGGGGCGGCAAACACAACGGCCGTGGTCAACCCGATGAAGGACTTTGAGGTGATCTCCCCACCGGAAGACACGGTTTCGGCGATGGAATTCAGCCCGGCCACCTTGCAGCAGAATTTCCTGATTGCCGGAAGTTGGGATTGCAGCGTCCGCTGCTGGGAAGTTGAGCAGAGTGGAAAAACAGTTGGAAAATCTATCAAAACTATGGGTGGACCTGTTTTGGATGTTTGCTGGGCGGATGATGGCAGCAAAGTTTTCATTGCATCAACCGATAAGCAGGTTAAATGTTGGGATCTGGCATCGGATCAAGTAGTGCAGGTTGCGCAGCATGACGCTCCGGTCAAAACTTGCCACTGGGTTAAAGGCACTAATTATACATGTTTGATGACCGGATCCTGGGATAAGACGCTTAAATTCTGGGATACAAGGACACCACAGCCGATGATGTCGATTCAGTTGCCTGAGCGTTGTTACTGTGCTGATGTTGATTATCCGATGGCCGTGGTCGGAACCGCTGGAAGACATGTTTTCATCTATTCGCTTGAAAATAAGCCGACCCAGTACAAGCAGCAAGAGAGTCCGCTTAAATATCAGCATCGTAACGTCTCGATTTTCCGAGACAAAAAGAAAATCCCAACTGGATATGCGCTCGGTTCGATTGAGGGTCGCGTGGCAATCCAGTACGTTAACCCGTTGAATCCGAAAGATAACTTCACCTTTAAGTGTCATCGCTCTAATGGTTCCACCGGATATCAGGACATTTATGCTGTTAACGATATCGCATTCCATCCCATTCATGGAACACTGGCCACAGTTGGTTCTGATGGGACGTTCAGTTTCTGGGACAAAGATGCGCGAACCAAATTGAAATCATCGGAAACGATGGAACAATCCATTACCAAATGTTGCTTCAACGCTTCCGGTCACATCTTCGCCTACACTGTGGGCTACGATTGGTCCAAAGGACACGAACACAACAACCCCCAGAAGAAAACCTACATCTTTTTGCGGTCCTGCTACGAGGAACTCAAACCGAGAGCTTCAAATTAGACTTGAGGTTAATTTATCTTGTCATCTACGCTACAGTGCATTCTCAATAAAATTGTCCTGATCTGGAATCTAGCTTTGTTATTACGAAGGAATAGGAAAATGAATTCGAAGGTGATTTATCACATTAAAAGAAACCGAAACAACATTCTTTTAAACCGACCTAAGACTTTCAATTtgcacaaatttatttgaagGTAAAAATTAACAGCGACCTCTTCCTAATGGTGGCCACCCTCACCATGGCCATGATCGCCATCGCCGTGTTCACCGTGATGATGGGCATGATAGTCGATTCCCAGGGCAAACTCGATCCCGATGGTGGCAACGAATGCGGCAAATCCCAGCGGGAATCCCTTGAACAGGAAGTTCATCAACCGGGACCGGTGGGTGCTGAACTGATGCACGTTGTAGCGCCACACCTCGTTCCGTAGCCAGGGATCCTTGAGACCCCGGCGAGCTAGGGCCCGTTCCACTTCCACCAGTTGCGGTGCGTCGGCCACTTTGTAGATCGAAGCATCCGGAACCTTGTACGGTGGTCCGTGGTGGTCGTGTCCTCCCATCGTTGATTCGACCGGAATAGGTTAACTGgctaaaaattaaagattaatgGAATCATTCTCTATGGTTCGTACCAATGTTTTGGTAAACAAACTACGGCAATCTATCACGGATTACATAATTCGAGAGCAAGTTTCGGTTCTAATTTTATGCTCCAAACTACTTTCTAATGCCTAAAAATATCAGCAATTGTCAATTGAACATCCATTAAATACTTACAG
It includes:
- the LOC129743202 gene encoding uncharacterized protein LOC129743202, with the translated sequence MLVHYILDRKAEHYPSYFIYIRPPRFWLFSPPLSYINWRRGQKISLGGRILQAHRRQLKILPVSRRGRKLVLHPNNFDRRSNIQQTNITQQHTKRRREDQDDVSSDSDAEGFFGFPADSFLFSEQEALPDLVPMETELEQQADQEAVPDQRSIRRSTRKPKKRKLCDYVYF
- the LOC129745572 gene encoding protein Rae1, which gives rise to MFGTPTLGQTSAFGAANTTAVVNPMKDFEVISPPEDTVSAMEFSPATLQQNFLIAGSWDCSVRCWEVEQSGKTVGKSIKTMGGPVLDVCWADDGSKVFIASTDKQVKCWDLASDQVVQVAQHDAPVKTCHWVKGTNYTCLMTGSWDKTLKFWDTRTPQPMMSIQLPERCYCADVDYPMAVVGTAGRHVFIYSLENKPTQYKQQESPLKYQHRNVSIFRDKKKIPTGYALGSIEGRVAIQYVNPLNPKDNFTFKCHRSNGSTGYQDIYAVNDIAFHPIHGTLATVGSDGTFSFWDKDARTKLKSSETMEQSITKCCFNASGHIFAYTVGYDWSKGHEHNNPQKKTYIFLRSCYEELKPRASN
- the LOC129745573 gene encoding NADH dehydrogenase [ubiquinone] 1 beta subcomplex subunit 3, which produces MGGHDHHGPPYKVPDASIYKVADAPQLVEVERALARRGLKDPWLRNEVWRYNVHQFSTHRSRLMNFLFKGFPLGFAAFVATIGIEFALGIDYHAHHHGEHGDGDHGHGEGGHH